The stretch of DNA AAAGGTGTTAAGGTGTTGGATGGGACACTGtattatttatgtgtgtgtgtgtgtgtaatcgatcaattatttaacattgtttaaaaaCATAAACTTCCATTCCATGATCTTAAGCTTCATTCTATGTACGGatggtgatttttttccctggtAAATATAGGAAAAAATTCCACATAGATGCAGAacttaaaagaaaaagtggCCATAGTTCATTTCCTTTAGTCGTCTTAAGTGTTGGGGTGTCACAAGCAGCCTttcatgtgtcagtgttccagCGTCCGGGGGGTCTTACAATCCATCCCCAGTACCTGGGAATGGTTTTTGTGACCGTGTTGTATGTGGAGCGTCGCGCGTGTGGAACTTTGGGCTGGCTTGGGGAAACGTTCACAAGTCAGGTCAGTTTAGGTTTACTATTAGAAGCTGCCAAACTGCCCGGTCTTTTTTATTGCCGTCTTCTCATTACCAAATTGGTACAGCGCCGCTCACGTCCGGTGTGGCATCAGCTGCGGTGCAGGAGGGTCACAGGTCCAGTTTTATTTTGGGAGGGGGGATCAGGTCATAAGAGGGTTCAGTGTAATCTcaggcaaaaaacaaaaaagagtgGATCTTTTGACCAACACGACTGATGAAGGATAAGAGTGAATTTATTACCACGGTAATGGAAGCGGACTCTTAAGTCCCTGATGTAAGAACAGACCTCATTCCGATCCTGCCTTGCTTTATTGCACTTGTCGTCAGAGATCCACGGCAGACATGTTGGTTTATGTTTGtgcaaaaactgtaagaatgtTCGTAGTGAATTGAGTTTTGTGGTCCATGAGTTACTTTCTGGAACATGTTTTTGCCTCCCACGAGTTCCTGTGAAGGTATCTGACGCACTGAGAAGTTAATATTTTCCATAAAACAGAGCCAAATATAGAACAAATGAGTTCTGTGGGATTCATTTATTGCCATTCTGACGATGGCGCCCTCTGCAGACCAGCGATAGTACTGCAGCGGTGGGGTAGCGGGCTGgggaaaataataatgatagtaATGCATGAAATCAACTTTTTAGAATcctttaaatccatttaaattcTTACATTACCTCCAGGATTATCTGTGGAAAAAAGATTCCAGAATTAGTTGGATTTTGTCAGATTAATGGATAAAAGACTTGAGAATaacgtctgtgtagattctcagaaAACAAAACTTGAAAATAACCTTGAGACCGCTTTGGTCATTGTACTTAAAATTGAAATCCCATCACGATGATCGCCGTGATGGGATTTCCTTCACTTCAAATGCAGTACAGAATTGTATTCCATCGCCTACTTGAGCAGACAATGTCAGTTACCAAAGTGCCAAGAAAAGGTACTTTTTGACAACTTGCTGATATAAATCCTGACTCTGAATCTGTTTTAGGGTAAATGGAAAGCATGCGagcatgttttgttttggggatttttattattaaaatgtaatcttTTTATTGGTTGCCTGATACCATGCGTAAATAAGTGGGTGTATTGTATGTAACAACATGAGGGGAAAAGTTAGTtaaattttcttttcaaaatgcTTGTCGGGGAAAAGATGCAATTCCAGATGGGTTCAACTGGTTACGCCTGAGCCACTTTGGGGAGTTTAAAGGATTACacaaaatgttgttttattttcctaatCGAATTTGGCAGGACCTTTAATGACTGcaaatttatttcattcttgGTGGTGTACATAATAAACACAATCAGTAAGGAAATCCACCAGTAGAATCCTCTGAAATGCCAGTTTTACTGGCTTCCCATGTGAACCGAGGTGGGTTTAGGTCATTTAAGGTAGTTTGCAGTACTGTCAGGTCAGATTGTATTATTGTTCTCAGTGCTTCAGTCTCTTCTTCACTCAGTAtagtagatttaaaaaaaataaataaaaaattcaGATAATTCTATATGTTTCGTGCTCTGGCCACTGTACACCACCGTGTTTTTGGTTGTAAACTACAGTACGTTATTGAAGTAAATGGAACCTGTGTGTGATGCTGTCTAGGGTCTGGTGTGTCCTGTATTGctgaaaattaaaatatatataaatatttatgaGTAAGAATGCACTCTGTCGGAAGCACTCTTTAATGACGTTTCGGGGGCCGTTGGTGATGATGCGATTTCCTGTTGTGCCATCCAGTATTAAACACATGCATGGTCGTAACAAGAACCAGTACACACCATCGACATCAATGTAACCCCATTGACCAATAAAGAGATTTTGTAGCGTTCTGCCCCTTTGACACACGAGCCGTCTCTGAAGGCTTCACTGTAAAAACCTGTGTACAGAGATTTGTGTCGCTGTCTGTTACCTGAATGTCTCTGGACTGCAGTCTGATCGTCACAGTAATAAAGAAAAGATGTTTTGGACCAcctgtttctgtctgactgactcCACTTACAGCTCCTAGTGAAACatccacgtgcacacacacctcggCCATCGCAAAGGGCAATAAAACACAAAGtcatttttagttttattcagCTTGATGATGTAACACTGAACATCCCATCATTTAACAGATCAGTGTTGTTATAAATGACCTTTTGGTGTCATTTTAAAGCAGCTTTAGTGTTCTCGCCCTGTGACAAACCTCCCCACGATGCTGTGAACCAAAAGCACTCCGCAGGCCTCTCCTACGTCAGGCGATTTAAAGCAGTTTACCAGTGATTAAATAAATACCGCTCCGTCCCACAGAACCAaatatcattttcatttcttcaaTGAAACAAGAAACCCGACTGAGGAATCGCACAAACTGTAACTTAATGTGTTCTGCATTTCCCTTATACAAAACATATAAAGAAAAGTATTCAAGCCAAAGCTCAACTTGTGCCTCCTCTTCAATCGATAAATTAAAAAGCGGTTCTGCCCCAAACACCTGAAGATGACCTGGAGCCGTCGTGGAGCAACTGTGCCCCAACTGCTACACACCTCACATAAACCTTGCAGCAAAGTTCCTTTTCAAGGAAAACTCCCTTTAAATGCGATCTGTTACTCAACCTCCCGATGGGTCGTGTTCACACAGCAACCAAGCtgttcttcacccccccccagtacTGGACGACGCAGGGCTTCAGCCACAATCAGCTGCAGATACGGCTGATGGACTGCAAGGAAGGGAACTCCTCATTGTCTCTGATGTGCAGGGATTTGTGGGAGTTGAAGTCTTTGGGGCCCAAAACCTGCGCGCAGGTGGGGCACACCTGACAGTCCAGCTCAGCCGCCGCGTTGGCCCCCGTGGACGGCCCCTGATGGGCCTTgttcttcttgttcttgtttctTCGTCCAGTGTCTGACTTCTTGTCTGCTCTGAAGTCTCTGTGGGCTGTTAGAAGCTCCTGCTGCTTACTAATGTCTGgcaacagcaccagcagctcgtTGAAAATGCTGTTAAAGTTGTCTCCGAGCAGCTCCTTGCAGCTGTGGTGGTACTGGGCCGCTGACATTacaccctgggggggggggggggagggggggggggggggatggaagATGATTTGTCATCATGCAAGAGGATGGCAACAAAATTATTCATGCGATGTAAATATTTGTGGGAGGAAAATACAGGTAATGTTTGTATGTTTACCTGTCTGAACTGAGCAGAGTAGTTCTTGAACTCGTTGAAATTTGACTCATCGTTGCTGAGGACCTTTCTGATGGAAAGGATTAATGCCAGGTTCCGCTCCTGGAAGTTATCTGGCACCAAGTAATCGTAGTACGACACTTTAGGGGGCCTGAAGAAATGAAGGTTTTGTAGATACACACAGGACACCAGGCAAAGAGCGACACCAACAAATcctacaaacaacagaggtTGACTCACAGGTTGACCGGAGTGGGAGCTGGTTCCACGATGTTACTGTTGAGAGGGATTCCGGTGAACCCTGGAGGTGGTTTAGTGGCTTTGACGGCCAgtccaggtggaggtgtgggCAGATTAGCCGCTTTTGTTGGGAAGGAGCTCTTGAACCCTGAGATACAAAAACGCATTAGCTGCTGCttttgatggaaaaaaaaaagtttggctAAACTATGGGATGGGACTATTCACAGGTTAAGAGGCAGATGTGTACCTGGTGGTGGATTCTTGGAAATCAGAGCTgggaactcctcctcctcctcctgctgctgctgctgctctaccaACTCAGGCTCTGAGGTGGGCTGACTGGATTCCTCAACAGCCTCCAGAGGAGGCGGTGACGATTTCTCCACGTGAGCAGAATCCAATCCATTTGTCATCGCTTCGGCTCCAGCCTTAAAAAGGAGCTTGTTCCAGGGTTTCTCAGGAACGTTCTCCTTCTGAGCGGCCGTTTCCCCTGAAATGGCATTTTGAGTCACCCCTGGCACCCCCgcacctggaggagcagcagcattgtTCTTAtgcctccttttcttcttgccAACACTTGTGAAGGGGGGGTCTGAGCTTGGGGTCTGATTTGGGGGACTGGAGGTAGCAGGAggcttcctgttttctcctttAACGGTGAGCAGAGAGGAGATATCCAACATGGTTGGAACTGAGCGCACCTCGTGCTGTGTGAGGCCTTTACCCTCATCATCAGAGGACCGGGGCGACAGTGGGGCTTTCTTGCTCTTCCCCCCTTTCTTTATGTTTGAGGATGGAGCTGCGGAGGATAGGAGCAGAGGGtcggaggagaagggaggagcaGGTTTGGAGGACGAAGGGCCATGGGGGGAAGGTCTGTTTAAGGGAGTGTTCTTAGACCAGGCAGACCTGCTGCAGGCGGCAGGTTTGAGGGGATGCGCTTTGGGAACAAGTGCCGGGAAATCCTCCTCTTGGAAAGAGGACTTTTTTGTTTGAGTGGAGTAAGCCGAGGCCATGGCGAGAGTCATGGGTGTCTTCGAGAGGCGAGggaattcctcttcttttggAGGTGCAGGAGCGACTGTTGCTGCAGTGGGAGTGGGTTTCACTCTGTAGACAGACAAGGACAAATACAAAAAGATCAATTTCAATCTTTTTCAGCGCAGCCCGATTCCTGACGAGGACTTCACATCATCCAGGATGTGCAATTACATGTTTGTGGCTCCAGAAGCTCCCAATACTGGAAACTCGTCTTGTTCGGGATCTGGGCTCCTCATTGTTCTCACTGTGAACGAGAGCAGGAGGAGTCTAGTGAGTGACCTGCTCACTGCTGTCAGTCCCAAATTGTATCAAAGtcatatttaatttctttaccTGGAGGTTTGTTTGGTATTTTGGGGTTTCTGTTCCTCTGTGAGGAATGAGACTCTTCTGGTTCGGGTGGCTCCATCCTCTCTTCTCGGCGGTGTTTGGGAGGAGCCCTCTCCTGTACcgctcctttctcctcctgtctctgcatCGCCATAGATGCCCTCATAGCAGCCGCCACCGCTCTGTCCTCTTCTTGCCTTTAAGCATAACGgcacattaaaacatttaaaagatgTGAGACAGTTTAGTGCACCTAAATAGCATTGttgtcctcgagggccacgctcctgccgggttttctgtcccactgaatgcattttcagcctagATAGGACataaaacccggcaggatcgtggccctcgaggactgagtttgacacatgtgaacTAGCCCCTTTCCACCAacatttccagaaacatttatcACCAGGCTACAGTCAGATTTGTTAGATTACAAAAACTACATCCTAGCGACCTCCAGCCATTCACTAAATGCTGCACAGCTAATTCAGACTCACCGCGAGTATCTCCAGCTCTTGTGTCTCACATGAGGCCTTCCCCCTTGACCGTGGCGTACCTCTTCATAGTCACCACCTGACACCATACCTGAGGACAAACGTGCATCTTAACCTTCACACTGCAGTGATTATGTTACTATATACACGTTTTAGACATCTGTAGTGTATTTTATCCTTAACTCATAAGGCTACGTACTGGTCATGTGTTATTTTCTTAGCTAAAAAAAAGGTATGTGATATTTCAATAAATTACTGTGTATGAGAGGAATATAAAATGCTGTACTTAAGGAAATCTGAGAATGTGAGCATCCGGAAGGATGGTTTTGTCCCTAGAGAATTTAGGCCTAGCTAAGAACAAGAAACCGCAAGTAAAAAGAGGAGGATGACCACAGTGACATGGAAAAGATATATAGGTAAATCCGGTCTAAAGTGGAGaacttgtgtttttaaaaaaaccaaagaagGTATATCCAGCCACCAATAGAAATGAATAGTAAGTGTAAGAGGAAACAAAGGGGAGGAAACTACCATTTTAGACACCAAAAGAAAGGGTTAGTgggcaaaaatgtaaaaagtaatccatcaataaaaacaaagaagaattATATTAGTAAAATAGGACGTAAAAGAATGGTCTTCCATGCCCAGAATTTATAGTATAAAAGACAGACACAAGCATAAGGTTTTTAGTTCTTCCTGGGTTTTGATTTGGAATTGCTCATTTTTTCCTCGCCATTTTACTTTTTCTAATAAACTTGTGGACTAAGCTCGTGTTCATTTTGGACTCTGAATATTTAATCACGAAGACGGGGAATTCTCACATCACATCTCCCATACAAAGCCAAGATGGGTCTTTTTAAATTTGCTATGAAGATCATTCCAGCTGCAGTTTGCTTACCtttgttgttcttttgttttgggATGCAGTATTATTCTGCTTAATGCTTGATAAGAGTAAGCGTTTCACAATCATTGCCAACCTTAAATAGCAGCAGTCCTTTTTGAGTAAACATGCCCATTTTAtgcaaaataatcatttttgtATTCCAGCATTTCTTTTGGTTGAAAAGACTGAACTAATGACATCTTAACCGTGCTTCATACTTTTATAACTACCGTTACTCATTGGAACATCCTTGACAAGACCTATAATGTCTAAACAAAGCAGCTCTGGAACTGTTAAGGCCAAATTGAACCAACCTACTCACCCACAACTTTACAAAACAGGGTGCAGTAGAGACATAACAGTCTCATTTTCAACGGTGAGTGCCGTAAAAGCGCAATGACAGAATCACGCAGTCACTGACCTTcgtttctcctctgctgtctcgGGGCATAGTTAAACTGTAGGTCAATGTGGCGGTTCTGTCGAGCCTCAGCCCGGTTCTTGCTGTGGAATGCAGCCTTGTGGGCCTTGTAGTCGATCTCAGTTCGGAATGCGTGAGTGAATTGTTCAGTAGCGCAGTGGCCTTCCTCGCACAGATAGTGACGCTCCCTGAAGTGCTCAGTGAGGTACTGATAATCACTGTTTAAGATCAATTATTACAAAAAGGTTGTAAATTTTGTGTGCATGACATTAGCGGGCAAATACAAAGTGATGAATCAGAACATGAAGTCAACCGCACAGTCACTGCTGGTTTGTTTTACTTGCCTGTAGTATTCCTGAGAGCCATCTGCATCACAGAAGTGGCAGAAGTAGTGGTCCCTGCGCAAGTGTTTAAGCAGCTCGTCATTGTCAAGATAGCGGTCGTCGCAAAATTTGCAGAGGGGGTGTCCTCTGTGGCTGGTGTCATCTGGGTCCCCGTGTGCCCGGTGCTGTGCCAGTTCCTTGCGGTTATACCATTTTCGCTCGTGACAGAAGACCTGGTCAAAGTGGGACAAGTATGAGCtacaagaaaacaaagacagCCAGaacaatctaaaaataaaacaaaacaaaccttcaGGTGATTTGCACAGAGCTTGCAAGAGAAAACCTCGTGCTGTTTCCTCATATGGTGTTCAAGCTCGTCAAACTTGGAAAAGACTTTAGGCTCTGGACAATAGCGGCATACCGGTGATAGTAGATACCTGATGACACAATGTGGCATTCCTTTATATCTGGCTGCACTCCAACAGCTAATACGCATGCACGCCCAGTTTCCATACGCAACAACTCAGACCAACTCATAATGATGGGAGGTTTTATACATGTGTTTATGACACAACCTTATTGTACAGATGTTGCGGATACAGTCCATTACCTGTACTTGGCATAGATGTTCTCATCGCTAAAATAGATGTCGTACTTCTTCTCACAGCGAAACTGTTGCGGTGGCAGTCTTGAGAATGGCTGGAGCTTTTCCACAAACACCACctgaaaaacaataaatcaatgaGAATCAAAAGATCACACTTGATAATTTTCTACCACTCAAATGACAAAACCACACAAATGGCAAAACCAAATGAACTAACAACCCGAGTCACCGTTTGCCACACAGAGATCGTTTTAATGCGCTGTCACATTGAATAAGTTTAACAATTACGACAACTGTAAGTGAAATGGTTAGTTTATATGAGggctgacagacaggagagaaaaaagcccAACATAACATCGACCTTTTAACCATGTAGCCTCAAGTATATATTGTAATACACAGCTGCTGGCTAAGGTAAACAGCTTTTACAATTAGTGTCCATACGAGTTTGGGAAGGGATAGCCAACATATTCTGCCACTGTTAGCTCTGACAGGTAGCCATGTTTATGTCAGCTGTTTAAAAGACGACGAAAACGAAACATAGGCGATGTGGCCTAATCTCCTGTCAACACTCGCAATCGCCAACCCTGTTGGGTAACCACCTGCTTTGATGGTACTCTGTACTTATATACAGGGACTGTGGCATGTGCTAACTCAGCTAAGCTAATGACAGCGACATCACAACGTAACTAGTCCACCACGAGTTAGTCAACGTCCTCATTTCTAACACATATACACATTAGGCCCGTTTTAGCTCGCCGACTCGCCACGTTTCTCCTCCAAACGAGAGATGAATTCAAGAGTGGCGCGGCCTAGCTAGCGTCGCGAGGCAGCCCACGAGCCACAGTGATAGCGGAAGCCCACCTTGTCGAGCTCCTCGCGGCAGACGGCGCAGTACTTCTGGTCGCAGAGAACTCTCATTTTTGTCGAGCAGCGGTAGCAAACGGGATGGTCGCATTTTCCCACAGCGAAGACTTCGACTTCCTGACAACACAGAACACAGATCTTCTCGGCTTCCTTGGCGGTTAACGAATTCATGCTGGTGAAAAGGCACAGACAAAGTTtcttaaattttttttttttaatgtaatcgGTAGCGAGCGCGAGCCACGGCGACTGGAGCGCTTACGTAATGAAAGCTTGAAGTGCAGCTTTGCTCTGAAACGCAACGGGAAAGTGATCATATAGTGTGCAGAGGTTTTATCCTTCCGGGGCTGTCCTTTATCATCTCACACTTTTCTGTCCGGGGTCCTGCTTGTGTCTGATTATACAGCTgggattgttttattttgtagcgGGGGGCTTTGCTTTGGTCACTTGAAAGGCTGTTTATTATCTATCGGAGCCAATTTACTTGACTCAAATTTACCGTAATAACGCAAATAACGTGTTACAATTCAACATTTATCAAAACCCCGACAGATGTGTAGCATTTTTCAATGAAGATGACGCTTGATGGAGCAATAAGGGACCTCCTATAAAGTGCTAAAACCGTACAAAAGTACTATCTTCCCCTAGAACATATAACAATTGTTTGGTTTCTCATCATTAAGATTAAAGTAACTGATGCATGCTTTAGAATAGTTCACAtttttaatttgtaaaagtACCACTAGAGAATCTCTATACAATTCACTGACCTTTAAAATATTTGGGTAAATTCCATGGAGAGTTTGGTTCTGGTCCTCCAGAATGAAATGCTCACACTCCAGTGTGAAGTGTTTCAGTTGTTTGAGTTTTGGTTATGGGATAAAGAAACTCAGGTTTTGCTGCTCAACTTTCAGTTTCATTAAACCCTAAACCTTTCAATGAAAGCATGTGATACAGTTGCTGGATTATAAATGGTTCCACAGCAGCCATGCAGTATATCCAGTATTTTTCCAAGAATGTGCAAAACTACAGGGGATCTGACTCCATTTTAGCTCTTAATATTCATTTATATGCTTGAAAGTTACTGAAAGGATAACCTGGAGCATTTTAGTCCTGAATTACAATAATCTCACCAACAATAATTTAATCTTAATGTTCACCAGCTCATCTAACatgcaaagacaaaaaagtTTACACTCACACCTAAAGCATATTTAGAAGAGCCAACAATTCACCTATCAACACAaggcatgtctttggactgtggggtggggggggcaggagtaCCCAGAACCCATGTAGACACTGGGGGAGCATGCACGCTGCACAGAACAGTCACTTGTCCCCAGGGGACTCagacccagaaccttcttgccGCAAGTCGCCTGTTAAACACTGCAACATGTGTGATGAATGCCAACAACCTTCAGGATATTAAACCCTTCAGCCTAGAGTTTGAAATTAATAATGGCTGGTGTCATCTGGGTCCCCGTGTGCCCGGTGCTGTGCCAGTTCCTTGCGGTTATACCATTTTCGCTTGTGACAGAAGACCTGGTCAAAGAGGGACAAGTATGAGAtacaagaaaacaaagacagCCAGAACaatctaaaaataaacaaaacaaaaccttcaGGTGATTTGCACAGAGCTTGCAAGAGAAAACCTCGTGCTGTTTCCTCATATGGTGTTCAAGCTCGTCAAACTTGGAAAAGACTTTAGGCTCTGGACAATAGCGGCATACCGGTGATAGTAGATACCTGATGACACAATGTGGCATTCCTTTATATCTGGCTGCACTCCAACAGCTAATACGCATGCACGCCCAGTTTCCATACGCAAAAACTCAGACCAACTCATAATGATGGGAGGTTTTATACATGTGTTTATGACACAACCTTATTGTACAGATGTTGCAGATACAGTCCATTACCTGTACTTGGCATAGATGTTCTCATCGCTAAAATAGATGTCGTACTTCTTCTCACAGCGAAACTGCTGCGGTGGCAGTCTTGAGAATGGCTGGAGCTTTTCCACAAACACCACCTGaaaacaataaatcaatgaGAATCAAAAGATCACACTTGATAATTTTCTACCACACAAATGACAAAACCACACAAATGACAAAACCAAATGAACTAACAACCCGAGTCACCGTTTGCCACACAGAGATCGTTTTAATGCGCTGTCACATTGAATAAGTTtaacaatccatccatccaatgtCATACATCCACAGcttaaacaccccccccccccctaaaaaaacaataaatgtgttgaagcACCACAGAGGGGCAGAGACTGGGGTGTTTCAACAGTTAGTTCGTTTTAGAAGCTCTTGCTCAGCCCCATGACCCTAAAGGTGCAGCTGACGATATTCTCATAGATCAGGAACATGAGGGCAGCCGTCAGCACTGTCTGCAATAACTTGGCCTCCAGTCCGCTGAACAGACTTAACACGCCGTCGTTCCTGAAAGAgtgtttaaaagaaagaaaacacactgaACAGCACGATATGCAGTGTGAGGTGTGGTCAAGTATCAATAAGAGTCCTCGCAAAGATAGAAtaacaaatgtgtgtgtccaCCCACCTTACTCTTCTGAGCAACTGACATTTAAACACCTTTACACTGGACAGTATGTTAAGCTTTTCATCGGACCTTTGATACTGAGGCAACTGTAATGAAAATAAACGCAGTGAAGGATTGAAAGCAATGAAAACAGGGTTTTCTTCAATTGTACTGgcaattaaaacaattaacaaGCATCGATCCCTTCAGGATGCATGCATAAACCTACCCGAAGAATGGACTGGATGGTCTGCAGCGGGTACGTCACAACGGTAGCGACAGCTTTGGCAAGAGCCCCGATGATGAAGAACTCAACGGACGACAGCTttgggaataaaagaaaagtcCTTGTAAATGTGAACAGCTTTGATATGAAAATTTGATCATGCTTTTTACACTAAGTAGTGCAATCCAGCCGTTATAACTTTCTTTTAGGGATAAATAATAAGATTTATCCACAATTCCTCCACAGAACATTATAATTCCTACTCAGcccttaaaatctgtgtttatgAACAAGTGGATATGCTGAATAtgcatttttaatctgtttagTTTACGATAACTGCAACTCAAACTTAACCTGCCAACCCCCCAATATACTTAATATATTAAACCCTTCAGCCTAGAGTTTGAAATTAATAACTGGGAAGCAATCAAAGACAATATTATTTATTCAGATATTACAGGAGTCAGAATGTTTGCTGATGAATTTCACATCAGTAGATTTGGAAAAATGTCTttagaagcaaaaaaaaacaggatttgaAGCCCCAAAGTGTAGGGAGGGGGACAACAGTCGACAACCTTTCATCAGACACTAGCTCTGAAGGCTCATGAGGGGGTTCAACATAAACGATCTGATCAGAGCAGGTAAAAGTGCACCAAgacaaaagaaggaaataaaacacataaGATGAAAACACAAGCAACAGCAGGGAAATCAGATTCAGTAAAACTCTAAATATACATTAGAAAGGATGCAAAAAGCATAGGTCAACAGTTATAACAGTCATAGATATTCTGATAAATAATAATTCTGATAGGCAGAATCATAAAGTCAGAATATTGGAAGCACAGACTCAAATAAGGCAATTTTTTCTAATCCCTAAAATGGTATGTTCCGAACTGTTGCCTCCTCCTCACACATTAAGCTTCCTTTATCTTGAAACATGTGAGGACCTATAATCTCCAGCTAATCTCTCCCATTTTCCCCACTCACCTCTCTGTGAACGATCCATCTCAGATGCCTCTTCAGTCCCTCGTAAACCATGAACTGGATGGCGGGGttggacaccagcagcagggaCGTAAAGGTGCCGCTCCACAGCGCTGCCACGCCCTCCTGAGAGGTGATCTGCACAATTGCATCTGCAAAACCAGCAAACGTCACAATGAAACATGCTAAAAGAAAACCTCAGGATGAGGCACGGTCATACAGTTACCCATAAAGCCACTGTATCTGGTAGGCAATACATCTTTACTGTAGCACCCCAGTCCTTGAACCTTCAGCCTGGTGTTCACCACCCACAAAGGAGAGGTCAGCAGTACACTTACTACACCTGGCGGATCAAACAGGTGGATCAACCCAAATACTCTTGTGCCATGAGTTAATTCAAGCTTTCATGATGCTTACCTGCAGCGAAGCCCGCGAGCAAGTCGTTGCTGGTTGTTGCCTGCTTTTCGTTCAACCAGATGGCTTTGAAGGAATGGAAGCAGTAGAAGTAGGAGAAGTT from Takifugu flavidus isolate HTHZ2018 chromosome 18, ASM371156v2, whole genome shotgun sequence encodes:
- the znf598 gene encoding E3 ubiquitin-protein ligase ZNF598, whose translation is MNSLTAKEAEKICVLCCQEVEVFAVGKCDHPVCYRCSTKMRVLCDQKYCAVCREELDKVVFVEKLQPFSRLPPQQFRCEKKYDIYFSDENIYAKYRYLLSPVCRYCPEPKVFSKFDELEHHMRKQHEVFSCKLCANHLKVFCHERKWYNRKELAQHRAHGDPDDTSHRGHPLCKFCDDRYLDNDELLKHLRRDHYFCHFCDADGSQEYYSDYQYLTEHFRERHYLCEEGHCATEQFTHAFRTEIDYKAHKAAFHSKNRAEARQNRHIDLQFNYAPRQQRRNEGMVSGGDYEEVRHGQGGRPHVRHKSWRYSRQEEDRAVAAAMRASMAMQRQEEKGAVQERAPPKHRREERMEPPEPEESHSSQRNRNPKIPNKPPVRTMRSPDPEQDEFPVLGASGATNIVKPTPTAATVAPAPPKEEEFPRLSKTPMTLAMASAYSTQTKKSSFQEEDFPALVPKAHPLKPAACSRSAWSKNTPLNRPSPHGPSSSKPAPPFSSDPLLLSSAAPSSNIKKGGKSKKAPLSPRSSDDEGKGLTQHEVRSVPTMLDISSLLTVKGENRKPPATSSPPNQTPSSDPPFTSVGKKKRRHKNNAAAPPGAGVPGVTQNAISGETAAQKENVPEKPWNKLLFKAGAEAMTNGLDSAHVEKSSPPPLEAVEESSQPTSEPELVEQQQQQEEEEEFPALISKNPPPGFKSSFPTKAANLPTPPPGLAVKATKPPPGFTGIPLNSNIVEPAPTPVNLPPKVSYYDYLVPDNFQERNLALILSIRKVLSNDESNFNEFKNYSAQFRQGVMSAAQYHHSCKELLGDNFNSIFNELLVLLPDISKQQELLTAHRDFRADKKSDTGRRNKNKKNKAHQGPSTGANAAAELDCQVCPTCAQVLGPKDFNSHKSLHIRDNEEFPSLQSISRICS